DNA sequence from the Chroicocephalus ridibundus chromosome 25, bChrRid1.1, whole genome shotgun sequence genome:
cctagaggaggcccatgtactattggacagcttagtcttggcactcctcactatcatccaagcccaaaacagcggttacgttttactcgtgacacaacACAAGCATTAGATAATACTTgcgacgataatgttaagctatggaattgctgggaggtttttttcgcctcgctatttacccctggggtggcagcagtgagagCCCACAGAGACTTAGATGCAGTTGCCTGTTGGGtggttaagcaagcaaatgctaccagccgcatactatctgagatggctgaagacttgtccagggtacaacacgcagtcctgcaaaacagagccgctattgacttcttgctactagcccacggacatggctgtgaggactttgatggaatgtgctgcatggacttagaggaccactcttcttcgctacataagcaaattaaacaactcCTCatgcattcacaaaaggtgcaatctgatatggacttcttcggattgggtgctTCGGgggattggtttgggctaaagggctggcttaggagcctggtacaatctgctgtactcatattagttattatattggtaggccttttgattctaagctgcgctctttcctgtgtcaggtctttggtgactaaagttgttcgacatacatggtttattcaaaacggcgatattccgaagatttacggtagtgttagttctgtccagcccactgagtatgatgacctttaaacccgtgcctcagttctgcctttaaagaaacaaaaaagggggagatgtcggggcGGCTAGCGGAAAAgaacaagtatgcaagaaactcgagggcatgccagccttgcagatctgggagaaataactctgaggagtcagggaacagctggccttgcaggtccgagataaataaccttgaagaagtagggagtaggcaacaagttatcactgtagcttctaGCAAATAGCAAAACcatagcttctagcatgtagcgaaaccgcaagtaggagggattattgtaatgaaatatttagagctaagccaatcagaaatgatagaatttgtgtaatttgtgtagctgttaagtagctgtataaaaggctttccgacgcgtctaataaactgacattttgcttgcatcaagcagcgtcccgtctctcaatcgcggcagtgacctgtgttctcccacagacatgggggatgtctcctcctcctcctcctctttgtcctgttcctcctgttcatccacttcctttttctgttctttcttcttctgtttcttctgatctttttcctattcctccttttccatgtcctcctcttcctgtttttcctctaatgCCTGCTGTTCCTGTTCCTTATGTGCCTCTTCtcgttctccctcttcctcctaaaactcctcctcctgttcatttcttgttcctcctgttcctccctctgctcctccttttccttctcacctcctcttcctcccacaagaGGGAGTCCTTGCTAGAGAGTGGTTTTAACGAGAGAGTCCTTgctaatgagagagagaaagagagagagtccAAACCTGCTGTTCTCCCCTGTTTTTCAGGGATTGAAGCAGGCGAAGTTTTCCAcggtgctttcattttttctgacagcaaggcaggaatctcaagcatggTCGATAAGGGGCCtccgagtccatcacaggcctatgttatctaagtgcagatgttctgCTTGTCAAGCACGCAAGACTAAATGACGATTAGTGTGATACATGTGTTTTCCGacaccccaggtgcgagtcacttgagcgtatttgcAGTCCTCCTCACCAATCTTCCGTTACTGTCCCACATACGATTTGCGTGAGTACTATGTTGAGGTACGGCAGTCATAGTGCCATCAGAAGAAAGGCAAGGGAAAGAAGACGAGGATGGTGAAGAAGTTAAAAACTGTTACAACCTTTGACAGTGGAAACATGTCATTTAGAGCTTATacaaacagttttccttcaatgTAACATTCTTTCTAAAGATGAGGAGGGGACGGTTTGCTATGCCCACATCAGAgctcactgaggttttaaaacaaaacccccaaacaaatgggtgctggaaaaaagagtaatgaGACTCAAGAGCCttgttgttttcagttctactgaaagcgcaggtctttgttttttcacttgtgccTGGCAgcgattgcaaagaaaaaagaaaaaaatccttgaaagttCCTTTGAAATGCCAGGTCAGCGAGACACAGCACCGTTTCTGCCTCTTccgctctcctgctttctctgaaacttgtttgtatcatttttccaaatcctttgcttttgctaGAGCTGAGACAACCAAAGATCCTGTTTTCGGGCCGGCggaaaacagatgaggaaaagagatgcagatgacgtgtgtcgtggtttggcctcagacagcgaCAGAACTGTTGGCTGGCGAGGTTTGatccctcctctgtcctctccagggTGCCGCTTTGCTGATGTTGGGGAGCGCTCCAGGTCTGCCTGACTCCAGGAGCCGGTCAaagccaggcagtgcaggcagggcaacaGGTCTCTCGTCCTGCTGCGCTGGCAGGTACAGGGCTGCTGGACTGGCACCCCCAGGCATCCCCAGCTATTTTCAGCTGAACCTTCTAGTCCCTCTGTCGTggcttggcctcagacggcaacaaagaaccacctgcCGCTCTCTCGAACTCCCCCCACCACGGGGAGGAGTCGGAAGACAAAGGcaaagctcgtgggttgagacaaaggcagtttaacagaacagcaaagggaacaagaaaacaacaacagcaacgcGGACacaggaatgtacaaacacgattatggaaccagcgctcaccgaccggacccagggcgccccagcccgctcccaagaggcgacttcctgccccctcccccggcagctcctggctacAGACCGGGCATGGCTCacgtgggatggaatacctgtgtccctgccggagcctggggagaattaaccctgtccccaccggaaccaggacgccctcttttccccttttatcctgACGgtctattttccagtcttttgccCGGTAGGTTTTACCGGTATGGTCTCCCCAGTTTCACCCCAGGCCAACTAGTTTTCTGCATGACTCCtcaagctctctctctcttcGGCTGTAGGTGAAGGCATTGATTAAAGATTTTAAGCCAGCgtagaaaagagagaggatattcctttctcatctcctgtTCTGACAGCATCTGGTGAGCGACACACACTGTAAGAGTCCCATCACCAACTGTATCCCCAACCAgcgatgggaggagaggagcaggcgtaaacatcttttgcttcctgGTACAGAACGAGGTTATCGGAGTCGGGGAAAGGATGTCATTGTGAGAGGCCAGAAACTGTAGAGATGTGAAGAGAGCACTACAcggatggggagaagcagggatctCCCAGGGAggttgttgcgtgaaacggggccaagcggttttggcagaagataaacccccttgcgttctaacactcctcaccgaggtgggaggctaggtgcggctaggtttaaattctgagtgatgcccaattcagcactatcagtccaatcgcgtttaatgtgtattaaactattacgatttggatacactaatagtggactgcaccttcagtctagtcgtactcctgaactagcacggcctctctcaagttttggtcgcgttcagtgagaaagcgaaacggctagctacttaaacagtgcagtttatttaaacaacagatatacaggttcttttggattgccggtgataaatacactgtctgcaaagcacgtgcaaataaagatattgctaagtatacaaacgcgcgacaaaattataaacgatacagcctggctataaatgtagggtagagattctctagagaaatttctaagtccccgagaaagcgctcggtgtaatcgcagtcttacccaaaggcgtccctatgggggggaagagaggctcagcccgtcgactgatcccggaaatcagcggtggaattcttcgcgatggtgtcttccccgacatcccctctctcttgggctatttttatattatttttttatcttcaaagtggagtttgagtgactttagtcatacgtacttttattatgattaatgtattcaaggaggagtgttcacacctcaggggcggatagcctccgggatggaggtgtgttttggtacattgtggtgagcaaaattcacacaaaaggacagcatttcatcaacatttgacgaaatgttggctcgggtagcgtgtaggccgcttatcagttccgtagtaccatctcgtccccatatctgctattcgtcacaagggaaggccacggaacaagcgtgttccgttccatccctcgtgtagtttcacaaacaaccttgtacagggaatcacagatgttgcattcttcgtgtgctagctgcggctgcattctacctcagaagcctcttgattttatgactttccttaatgtgtgtacaatgctgtatttttgtattcttggccaatttagtaattattccacagaggtCCTGGGGCCACGCCGGGCTGTGTGAGCACACGGCTCTGGGACGAGCCGGAGAATACAGAAAGGTCCTGAGGGGACATGAGGGCAGATGAGAGGAGCCATGGgccagctggctccctgcccccccgcAAAAGTGGGCGCCCTGCCCCTCCTGACCCGGGCAGCGGGTCTCATTGgggccctttgtgacatcactgcGTGACACCCCACAGCACCATAGAAACCCAGCGTGGCCGCGGCCCTGCAGTGTCCGGCAGGACAGCGACGGGACAGGGCGGGAGTGCGGAGCTGGCGAGGAGACTCCAAGCGCAAGCCCACGTctttccccgccacccccagtAGCCCCGCGGCACTGAGGTGTTCCCCTTaagctgccctcccctctcccccacgctTTCCTCCATTTGGCAGGATGGCGGAgagaccccccagcagccccagggtggcctgggaggaggtggcggctccCCGGGAGACCAGGTCTCCAGCGGAGCCCTACGCGGTGACcatggtccagccgctgcagatgGGTGAGTGAGGAGCCCCTCCGGGACTGGCAGGGCCAGCAAGCGCGACCGCCTCGATGCCGGAAACCCGTTTCCGCGGCACACCTGCAACAGGGGTCCCACGGGCAGGGGGCAAAGCGGTGCTTGCATGCCAGGGacgctcagggctgggagccctccccagcacagcctcctcctgctcGCTCTTTTCACCCTTTGGGAAGCTTGTTGGCAAAGGTGCTGTGTCCTGCTGactcttctctgtttcccctccttGTAGGCGAGACGCTGCCAGAGGAGAATCCAGAGCATCCAGAGCTCGAACCAGGATGGGATTCCGAGGGCAGCTGCTCTCTTTCTTCACTTGACAGCAGCGAGTCGACCACGGTAACAAGCTGCCCCCTTCCTGGGACTCTTGTCCGTGTCACCAGCAGGAGGCTTGTGTGAGCAAAGGGACCCACCTTTGTGTCTTGCGTGGCCTccctgtccccggtgagagggttcctgctgtccccgcgCAGGGACTATGTGAGGGCGgcactccagtgtcccagcagcagctccagccctcctcagcagcagcgagcCCCGGTTCTCTCTCGGGCCAGCACACTATGCCCATgagcccaagcctcctccctcaccctggggaccctctgctctcacgctctgccctgcagagactgcagcccctgctgccacctttcctGCGGGCACTGCCGACAGCACTGCAGGGCATCTGTCGCCAGAGCTCCTCGGGTGCTCAGtctagcagcaccagcagggtgcTTGGCATGAcatggcttccctcccttccttcctcccgtaGGTGTTTGGACTACACCTTGAGCCTTCTCAGGTGACAGACATTGTCCTCATTGCGATCGAGGCCTTGACAGCAGATGACATCTCTGACAGGCAGATGGGCAGCAACATCCTGGACATGGTCGTGCTAGACCCTGGCTACTGGCTGACGGACGTAAGTGCCCTGTGGCTGGACTGCCCTGCCCGTGAGCCCTGACaggccttgctcttccctccttccctaagCCAGCTCTCTCGGGCACCTGAAGCCGTTTCAAGGCAacagagagggatgggaagggcagcACTTTCAGTcgcagctggagaaatggctgCACTCCACTGGCCGCACCATCCTCACCCGTGTCCTCTCCAGGTGCCAAAGTTCATGAGGTACATCCACAAAAACGTGGAGTGCATCTGCACGGAgccagcccggcacagcctggactcccttCTCCTCCGAATGACCGAGTGGTGCCCCAGAGAAGTGGTCAGGAGCCTGTTGAAGATCTCGCCAACCTGTGACAGGTACTAGCCCAGACAGCCTTGAGGGCTTGCgccctgcggggagagggacgcggggactctctggctgccagacccaaggAATGTTGCAAGACATTGctgaggagcagggccctccatcccaccacgccTCCCAGAACCAGTGGGTCACcaggcctgcagcagccagagctggccaagccagagccccaccaccacgctcctcccagccccagggggaacaccaccgcagccccctcccgcctgcccggtCAGGGCCCCTGCACACCCCAAGCGAAagggccagggctgcagcacagccagggcccgGAGAGGCTGGCCCAGGCATGGTGCAGtggccgaggcagccctgctgacccagcgctctgggtctgcagcgctgccctggccatgtgggaggtgatgatcTCCGTGCCTTGGATTTTGTGGAGCGTCTTGACGGAGCTGCTCAGCGTGCTCCAGGACCAGCGGGTGCGCAAGGTGTTCAGCTGTGCCACAGAGGACGCCTGCATCTATCCCTTGGCTGTGAGTGACCACGCTCATCCTCAGGGCTgcgcctgcctccccagggaaaCGGGCACGGAGCCCTCCCCTCCTGTCTGCCTCCAAATGGCCACCTCCCCCCGTACAGAGGGACACAGCCCCTTAGGGCCAGCAGGgccttgcccagcaccagccagaccccctgccagactcttggggctgccctgggccctTTTGGCCCCGgtgcacaaacacaaagcctgctcctgcctgggcagcgctctgcttccccccgccctgctctgcagcccacaaacctggggcagagaaaggggcagaagccagagccaggccaggcGCTGGGCCTGGGGCGGAGGCATGGCCTCTGCACAGCCTGAGGGGGCTTCAggtctggggagaggagatggtTGCCACCGCTGGCGGGTCACGCCGCCTTCGTGCCAGCATGGCGGAGGGAGTCccgcaggctctgctgctctctaacCGCTGTCTTCGTTTTAGCTGCTGCTCTACACTGACATTGATGCCgaggagtttgctgccctgtACAGAGCCCAGAGGTACCTGAGGCGTCCAAGCTCAGTGATGCTCTCGCTGGTGCTCAGTGTCCTCATCACGCTTTCGAAAAAACCTAAGATGGTGAGCAAGGTGTAGCCAAGCGGAGCCACGTTGGCAGCTggggcctggggcagtgggtgatgCGGTGGCTTGGCCTTGGCTGGGAGTCAGGAGGTGGGGTGTCAGGTCCAGTCACCCTCCCTGCtacggagggggctggtgggtgccggcggagccctccaggcacagagggtTACCAGTCCATCTGCCCCTTCCGCCTGGTCGGTAAAGGGCATGGCTGAGTAAGGGGATGCTGCTCTCCCgcaatcccttcccttcctcctgctctccctgcatgcCATCAGTGGCCACTGCCGGCCAGGAGGCTGCCGCAGTGACTCCTGTGACACCTGCTTGGAAGCAGCACGGGAGGCTGGTGCTTAGCAACCAgtgcatttttgccagggtggcCTTTCATCACTTCATCCTaaggaaactgtgtgtttcatacaggcaacaaaaatgcaggtcctgctgccagACATCATGGAGAACCTGCAGGATGCCAACGCTGATGCCAAGATGAAGGccctggtgttcctcaggagcaTGATGGGTGACGCGAAGACTGAGGAGGCCAGcctcattgctgtgcagctggcgGAGAAGCTCCCACCCCTCTTTGATGATGTAAGGCTGCCGCGGGCACCTCAGCCCTACAGATGGGCGCTCTGCACAGACAGCTgtccctcagcccagcccggtgggcagcgctcgggcagggctgccctcctcgCCCCTCTTGCCTGGCCTttcagggctctggggccacTCAGCCTCAGCTGTACAGCAGGCCCACAGCTCCTGTGTTCGGGATctgagcccagagcatctcccctcacatcagCCACGCTAACGCCCTTGCTCACcgtgggcagggagcggctgtTGATGAAGTCCccctgtgctcctccctgccaggaCTCCAGCCAGGTGCgggagctctccatcagcctcttcaaagATGTGATGAAGGCCGTGGTGgggataaacaagaaaaagatgaagaagagagtGCAGAGGGTCCTGCTCCCGCTCTTCCTCCACATGAGCGACGAGATCGAGAGCGTGGCACAGGTACAGTGACCAGCGACCAGTGTCACGGGGAAGGGTGTGCTGACAGCGCACTCCAGCAGCGGACTGGCCCTGCATCCCCGCATCaaagctctgcccaccctgggcctggccgtgaaggagctgggacagccccagctgggcagccaagcGTCCTGCCGGGGGATGCccgtgggaggtgctgctggcccggtcctgccccgctgtctctggcactgctgccctccctgcctacAGCCCAGGGCCcgcagctcctttgcccttcactttgcccccagccctggcggcAGCTCAGCAGCTCGTGAGGATCTCTCTTCTGCTGGCCGGCAGCATGAGACAcccgaggtggtggctgccccgtgtccctgccctgggcactgaaCCCAGTTCAACCTCGGTCCCCCGCTGCCTCTTCCCAtaaggggctgggaaaggctcgcagcctggacaagaggaggaggatgccag
Encoded proteins:
- the LOC134527013 gene encoding maestro heat-like repeat-containing protein family member 2A; this encodes MAERPPSSPRVAWEEVAAPRETRSPAEPYAVTMVQPLQMGETLPEENPEHPELEPGWDSEGSCSLSSLDSSESTTVFGLHLEPSQVTDIVLIAIEALTADDISDRQMGSNILDMVVLDPGYWLTDVPKFMRYIHKNVECICTEPARHSLDSLLLRMTEWCPREVVRSLLKISPTCDSAALAMWEVMISVPWILWSVLTELLSVLQDQRVRKVFSCATEDACIYPLALLLYTDIDAEEFAALYRAQRYLRRPSSVMLSLVLSVLITLSKKPKMATKMQVLLPDIMENLQDANADAKMKALVFLRSMMGDAKTEEASLIAVQLAEKLPPLFDDDSSQVRELSISLFKDVMKAVVGINKKKMKKRVQRVLLPLFLHMSDEIESVAQASRDTLLACAEFLGWRKLSHLAKTNQTHLIGESLLVHDRSRAEDYLFQSLQYLRNAQATLREVAVRFIGLAVQHLRNLSQTKVWNVCNALLPLRRDTERLVSSLAAQTVFKLTKRVRTRGWSLRWLCCCLG